TGTTCATCGTTATCGTTCTCGCTCTCGCAGTAGTAATCCCGGCACACGCAGCGCCGCTGAAGCTTATTGCCGCGCATAACCAGACATCGCTTGAAAACCCTTATCAGTATGGTATGGTTAAATTTAAGCAGGCAGTAGAGAAAATTTCAAAAGGAGAAATCATCGTAGATGTACACGCAGGGACGATCGGAACAAATGAAGATGAGCTCGTAGAAAAACTGAAGCTCGGAGCAGCCGACATCGTGGTCGCGTCACCCGGATTCATGACTAAGATAGGGATCCCCGAAGTCGACATGTTTTCGCTCCTTTATCTATTCAAAGGATTTAAGCACTGGGAAAAGGCTGTTGACGGTGAAGCAGGTGCAATGCTTGCAAAAATAATCAACGAAAAATCAAACAACACATTCCGGATCGCGTCGTACTGGTCGGCAGGCGTCCGTAACTACTACGGCAAAAAACCAATCTTCAAGGTTTCGGATCTCAAGGGGATGAAGATTCGCACACAGATGTCGGGTGTTGTTGCCGACTTCTGGAAGCAGACTGGTGCGATCCCGACCCAGGTGGCATGGGGTGAACTTTATCAGGCTCTCCAGCAGGGCATTGTTGATGCTGCTGAAAACGACTACACAAATTTCAGCCTTCTTGACCACCACAAGACAGCCAACGGCAAGTTTATAACAGAGACCGAGCATGACTACACCACGCGCCTTGTCCTGATGAACGGCAAGAAGTGGGACAAATTGACAGACCAGCAGAAGAAGTGGATAACAGAAGCTCTCAAGCAGGCAACTGCAGAGGAGCGTAAGGTAACCTATGCGGGACTCGCGAAGTCAAAGGCTAAAGTTATTGCAGACGGAGCCAAAGTCAACACCATTGACAAGGCGCCCCTGATCGCGATAGCAGTTCCTATCCAGGATAAGCTTGCTCAATCTTTAAAGATGGAGGATCTTCTTAAAAAGATCCGCGACGCAGGCAAATAAAACCCGGCAGATAAATTAAAACATCTGCTGTAAAATCAACAACAGCAGTATCGGGTATGCTGAAGTGTTCTCCGTACCTATAGGTGCGGAGAACACTTCTTACAATAAAAATAAAAAAGTTTAAAGGGGAGGAATATCGTGAAAAAATTTGTAAATACGATACTCCGTATTCAGGAAGCATTAGGCACAGTTCTGCTGTCCATATTTTTTATTGCGATCCTCATTCAGATCTGTGCCAGATATCTTTCTATATCTCTGCTCTGGACAGAGGAAATTGCAAACTTCTCATTTATATGGGCCGTTTTCATGGGCGCATCCGCCATGGTTTATTGGAAATCTCATTTCTGTTTCACATTCTTTAAGGATAGATTCAAAGGAAAACAGGGAGCTAAATATGACATTTTTATCTCTGTGATAATGCTCGGCTTCACTCTGCCAATGTTATTCTATGGGATAATAATCGCGAAAGAATTCTGGAACTATAACTGGATAAGTCTTACGTGGGTCAAAATGGGCTATACGTGGCTTTGTCTGCCTATAGCGGGCGGGACTATGTCTCTTTATTGTCTTTATCATATAGCCGAAGATATACAGACCCTGAGTGGAAGGGTGGCTGAATAACCCATGTACATGCTGATCATCGGACTGTTTGTACTGCTTATATTCCTCGGCGTGCCGATCGCATTCGTTATCGGGATGATATCTCTGATCGGTATCGCAACTATACCATTTGTACCGAATCTTACCGTGTTCATGAAGATGTTTTATGGGCTGAACTCATTTGTTCTGTTGGCGATCCCTCTCTTTATTCTGGCTGCCAACCTTATGAATCACGGACAGATCACTAAAATGCTCGTCGAATTCTGCATAGCGCTGGTCGGGAATGTCCGAGGCGGACTGGCTCACGCGAATATTCTCGTATCGATGATATTTGCGGGTGTATCGGGTTCTTCTCAGGCGGACACCGCAGGTGTAGGTAAAATGCTGATACCTGCAATGATAGAAACAGGCTATGACAAAGAAACGTCTGTCGGTGTCACGGCCGCGTCCTCTACCATAGGCGTCATCATTCCGCCAAGTATCCCGATGGTCGTCTACTCGGGGCTGACAAACGCCTCGGTTGCGGCGCTCTTTATGGGAGGTATGATCCCGGGGATCCTGGTCGGTTTTTCAATGATGCTTATAGTTGCGGTAATAAGCAGACGCAGGAACTTCCCTGTTTACGAAAGGGCAAACCGTAGTCAGGTCTGGTCCCTTTTCAAAAAATCATTCCCCGCGCTTCTGACACCGGTGATAATAATCGGAGGCATCAGCACAGGATGGTACACTCCAACTGAAGCTGCGGCATTCGCCTCCATCTATGCTATGATAATCAGCCTTTTCTTATACAAGACCCTTAAGATGAGGGACATGCCGGGCATACTCAAGGAGACGCTTAAACTGAGCTCGCTATCGCTGATCGCCCTTGCTACGGCAAGTGCCCTTGGTGAGCTGCTGGGATACTATAAAGTTTCGGAGCATGTCGCGTTATTCTTCTCCTCTTACATCAGCAGTCCATATGTATTTATGCTCGTGATAATAGCTTTCTTTCTCTTCATCGGGACTTTTATGGACGCAATACCCGCGATGATCCTCTTCATCCCGGTTGTCCTTCCCATTGCGGTGCGTCTGGGTATTACGCCGATACATCTGGGGATCGTTACTGTGATGACACTTGCCGTCGGACTGGTTACGCCTCCCTACGGGTTATGCCTGCTTATTGCAAGCTCTATTGCGGATCTGTCGATTGAGAGATCACTTAGGGGAGTTCTGCCCTATATCACGGCGCTTATGGTGATTCTGTTTTTGGTGGCAATGATCCCTTCAATAGCGTTCTATCTTCCGCACATCCTTGGTTTGATCTGACATGCTGACATTCAATGTGGTGCGGCTTCGGCCGTGCCGCATTGAATTCGATAATTTATGACCCTACAGCAGCTTTTTGGGCCTTCCTACAGGAAGGCGTTTTTCGCCGGTGAGTATCTCTGTAGCCAGGGCCGAAGCACGCTCGTAGTATGGGCTGAGCGATTGTCTGAAAGGATGCTCTCCGCGCCAGAATGGGAATTCGTTCAGTACTTCAAGGGCAGCTATTCTGCGCCGGCCTTCCTCTTCAGTATATGAAAAGGTTGGCATATTTCCGCTGTACCAGCTCCTGTCCAGGGGAAGGTCTTCCTGCTTTGTACCGGGATATCCGCCGTTTTCCGATATGTCAG
The sequence above is drawn from the Synergistaceae bacterium genome and encodes:
- a CDS encoding TRAP transporter small permease; translation: MKKFVNTILRIQEALGTVLLSIFFIAILIQICARYLSISLLWTEEIANFSFIWAVFMGASAMVYWKSHFCFTFFKDRFKGKQGAKYDIFISVIMLGFTLPMLFYGIIIAKEFWNYNWISLTWVKMGYTWLCLPIAGGTMSLYCLYHIAEDIQTLSGRVAE
- a CDS encoding TRAP transporter large permease; translation: MYMLIIGLFVLLIFLGVPIAFVIGMISLIGIATIPFVPNLTVFMKMFYGLNSFVLLAIPLFILAANLMNHGQITKMLVEFCIALVGNVRGGLAHANILVSMIFAGVSGSSQADTAGVGKMLIPAMIETGYDKETSVGVTAASSTIGVIIPPSIPMVVYSGLTNASVAALFMGGMIPGILVGFSMMLIVAVISRRRNFPVYERANRSQVWSLFKKSFPALLTPVIIIGGISTGWYTPTEAAAFASIYAMIISLFLYKTLKMRDMPGILKETLKLSSLSLIALATASALGELLGYYKVSEHVALFFSSYISSPYVFMLVIIAFFLFIGTFMDAIPAMILFIPVVLPIAVRLGITPIHLGIVTVMTLAVGLVTPPYGLCLLIASSIADLSIERSLRGVLPYITALMVILFLVAMIPSIAFYLPHILGLI
- a CDS encoding TRAP transporter substrate-binding protein gives rise to the protein MKKLTTLFIVIVLALAVVIPAHAAPLKLIAAHNQTSLENPYQYGMVKFKQAVEKISKGEIIVDVHAGTIGTNEDELVEKLKLGAADIVVASPGFMTKIGIPEVDMFSLLYLFKGFKHWEKAVDGEAGAMLAKIINEKSNNTFRIASYWSAGVRNYYGKKPIFKVSDLKGMKIRTQMSGVVADFWKQTGAIPTQVAWGELYQALQQGIVDAAENDYTNFSLLDHHKTANGKFITETEHDYTTRLVLMNGKKWDKLTDQQKKWITEALKQATAEERKVTYAGLAKSKAKVIADGAKVNTIDKAPLIAIAVPIQDKLAQSLKMEDLLKKIRDAGK